In one Haloarcula taiwanensis genomic region, the following are encoded:
- a CDS encoding restriction endonuclease subunit M yields the protein MASPQIDVDEIVATLEQIRQRGHSAHTVFRDWVNLMLFALQDRDDPYLEIVDDYRERGDMDHPRGQRSVDLFAKAFGQLQERMAATDADVLGAVYEEYGMSSDAFGQHFIPHSVCETMVEIAGVGDESNTEDRQTVCDPACGSGRTLLVAGRKQPDALFVGQDKDPLCARMTVLNCCFLNLDAYVIQGDSLTVEFQRAWQTSYSSLGGSVRELDDEEVEELHEWVTDAFENTVEAENESSPTQGTDTGSEERTPPATVSVPSEQASLGAFEGSD from the coding sequence ATGGCTTCGCCACAGATCGACGTCGACGAGATTGTTGCAACGCTTGAGCAAATTCGCCAGCGCGGGCACAGCGCGCACACGGTCTTTCGAGACTGGGTCAACCTCATGCTGTTCGCGCTACAGGACCGAGACGACCCGTATCTGGAGATCGTTGACGACTATCGCGAGCGCGGCGACATGGATCACCCACGCGGGCAGCGCTCGGTCGACCTCTTCGCCAAGGCGTTCGGCCAGCTCCAAGAACGGATGGCGGCTACCGACGCTGACGTTCTGGGTGCTGTCTACGAGGAATACGGGATGTCCAGCGATGCGTTCGGACAGCACTTCATACCCCACTCTGTTTGCGAGACAATGGTCGAGATCGCCGGCGTCGGAGACGAGAGCAATACCGAGGACCGGCAGACGGTTTGTGACCCAGCCTGTGGGAGCGGTCGAACACTGCTGGTCGCCGGTCGAAAGCAGCCAGACGCGCTGTTTGTCGGGCAAGACAAGGACCCACTGTGTGCCCGAATGACGGTGCTGAACTGCTGTTTCCTGAATCTGGACGCCTACGTTATTCAGGGCGACTCACTGACTGTCGAGTTCCAGCGAGCGTGGCAGACCTCGTACTCTTCGCTGGGTGGGAGTGTTCGCGAACTCGACGACGAGGAAGTTGAGGAGCTTCACGAGTGGGTGACCGACGCCTTCGAGAATACGGTCGAGGCGGAGAACGAGTCCAGCCCAACTCAGGGGACAGACACGGGCTCTGAAGAGCGAACACCACCGGCTACGGTGTCTGTTCCGAGTGAGCAGGCTAGTCTGGGTGCGTTCGAGGGCAGCGATTGA
- a CDS encoding transcription initiation factor IIB, with protein sequence MSSQTVQTALSAAMPGCPECGGTLDSSGRETHCIDCGLVTDQDQIDRRPAWRTYDKEEQQRTGAPRTATRHDRGLSTNIGSVDSADISPRRRRRLARQRRLHGRSKFTSKRDRNLAHGLGEIRRIASALSESKAVKEQASTFFREAQNKDLLIGRSIEGGAAAAVYAACRCNGLVTMETVADVARCSDSHIWNCYRTFLTELDLPIPVSLPVDWVARICSDLPFNVAPDIRQRALELAEQATESTAVNGRPDGVAAGALYLAGKESDIRLTQATICEPLDVHITTARQWFQEIEEHIVE encoded by the coding sequence ATGTCTTCACAAACTGTCCAGACGGCGTTGTCTGCAGCTATGCCGGGCTGTCCCGAGTGTGGCGGCACGCTCGACAGCAGCGGCCGAGAAACGCACTGTATAGATTGTGGCCTAGTGACCGATCAAGACCAGATCGACCGCAGGCCAGCATGGCGGACGTACGACAAGGAGGAACAGCAGCGCACGGGCGCACCCCGGACGGCCACTCGGCATGATCGAGGCCTGTCGACGAACATCGGGAGCGTCGATAGTGCAGATATCTCTCCGAGACGGCGTCGACGGCTTGCTCGCCAGCGGCGGCTCCATGGCCGGTCGAAGTTCACCAGCAAGCGCGACCGGAATCTCGCTCACGGGCTTGGCGAAATCCGACGCATCGCGAGTGCGCTGTCTGAGAGCAAGGCGGTGAAAGAGCAGGCATCTACGTTCTTCCGGGAAGCCCAGAACAAGGACCTCCTAATCGGGCGGTCGATTGAGGGCGGTGCAGCGGCCGCTGTGTACGCTGCCTGCCGATGCAATGGCCTCGTGACGATGGAGACGGTAGCCGACGTTGCACGGTGTTCCGACTCACATATCTGGAACTGCTACCGGACGTTCCTGACAGAACTTGACCTCCCGATTCCGGTGTCGCTCCCGGTGGACTGGGTGGCGCGGATTTGTTCGGACCTTCCATTCAACGTTGCGCCGGATATTCGTCAGCGGGCACTCGAACTCGCAGAACAGGCAACCGAGTCAACAGCGGTCAACGGACGACCAGACGGTGTCGCAGCCGGCGCTCTGTACCTCGCCGGGAAAGAGTCAGACATCCGGCTCACGCAAGCGACGATCTGCGAGCCGCTGGATGTGCATATTACGACGGCCCGGCAGTGGTTCCAAGAGATCGAGGAGCATATCGTTGAATGA
- a CDS encoding PadR family transcriptional regulator — MHDLTAFQRDLLFVVAGKSKPAGVAIKDEIEEYYEKKIHYGRLYPNLDTLIDKGLVEKGKKDGRTNGYIITNRGRREIQARCDWENKYYN; from the coding sequence ATGCACGACCTGACAGCATTTCAACGAGACTTATTGTTCGTAGTTGCTGGGAAATCCAAACCCGCTGGTGTCGCAATCAAAGACGAAATTGAAGAATATTACGAGAAGAAGATTCATTACGGCCGACTTTATCCAAATCTGGATACGCTCATCGACAAAGGTCTCGTCGAGAAAGGGAAGAAAGACGGACGGACGAATGGCTACATAATCACCAATCGTGGGCGTCGAGAGATTCAAGCCCGGTGCGACTGGGAGAATAAGTACTACAACTGA